The Archocentrus centrarchus isolate MPI-CPG fArcCen1 chromosome 12, fArcCen1, whole genome shotgun sequence genome includes a window with the following:
- the nrarpa gene encoding notch-regulated ankyrin repeat-containing protein A has product MSQADVSTCSAPQRVFQEAVKKGNTKELHSLLQNMTNCEFNVNSFGPEGQTALHQSVIDGNLELVKLLVKFGADIRLANREGWSALHIAAFGGHQDIVLYLITKAKYSSGAR; this is encoded by the coding sequence ATGAGCCAGGCGGATGTGTCAACTTGCTCCGCGCCGCAAAGGGTTTTCCAGGAGGCGGTGAAGAAGGGCAACACCAAGGAGCTGCACTCTTTGCTGCAGAACATGACAAACTGCGAATTCAACGTCAACTCCTTCGGGCCAGAAGGACAGACGGCCCTCCATCAGTCAGTAATTGACGGAAACCTGGAACTGGTAAAACTGCTGGTGAAGTTTGGTGCAGACATCAGGTTGGCCAACCGGGAAGGGTGGAGCGCTTTACACATCGCCGCTTTCGGGGGCCACCAAGACATTGTGCTATACCTCATCACCAAGGCCAAGTATTCCTCTGGCGCCCGGTGA
- the LOC115789409 gene encoding protein AMBP-like, with translation MQKAAVVVALLVLGWTWSLEGLPVLPDPLYPTQENFDLTRFLGTWHDVAIATTCPYMQRHKTDAAIGKLVLQRGDNEGKLKMTRTSLRRGTCKEMTGDYELTTTPGRFFYHVAKWGADVDAYVVHTNYNEYAIVIMNKQKSSGNKSTSVKLYSRTKTVRNTVLDDFKALVKGQGMSEDNIIIKQNKGDCVPGEQVAAPTAQPQPQRVRRNVVPSLAPSDVEGSGDDTPLFNGTEACKAAPDTGPCFGLHQRYYYNSSSMNCMLFKYGGCLGNQNNFESERECLQRCRTEAVCRLPMTAYPCTGQPPIWAFDSTAGLCVPYKQGFCQANGNKFYTKAECEEYCGVMKDEELLKPN, from the exons ATGCAGAAAGCAGCAGTTGTGGTTGCCCTCCTGGTCCTGGGGTGGACCTGGAGCCTCGAGGGGCTCCCTGTACTCCCAGACCCTCTTTACCCCACACAGGAAAACTTTGATTTGACCCGG TTTTTGGGAACTTGGCATGATGTTGCCATAGCAACTACATGTCCCTATATGCAGCGTCACAAAACAGACGCAGCCATCGGAAAACTGGTACTGCAGAGAGGTGATAATGAAGGCAAACTCAAGATGACTCGAACTTCACTGAG acgaGGAACATGTAAGGAGATGACTGGGGATTATGAGCTGACCACCACACCAGGACGATTTTTCTACCATGTTGCAA AGTGGGGGGCAGATGTGGATGCATACGTGGTTCATACAAACTACAATGAGTACGCCATAGTAataatgaacaaacaaaaatcctcaGGCAATAAGAGCACCTCAGTTAAGCTTTACA GTCGAACTAAGACTGTGAGAAACACTGTGCTGGATGACTTTAAAGCACTGGTCAAAGGCCAGGGAATGAGTGAAGACAATATTATCATTAAACAGAACAAAG GTGACTGTGTTCCCGGAGAGCAGGTGGCAGCACCTACAGCTCAACCTCAGCCTCAG CGTGTGAGGAGAAACGTGGTGCCTTCTTTGGCTCCTTCAGATGTGGAGGGCTCTGGTGATGATACACCTCTGTTCAATGGAACTG AGGCCTGTAAAGCAGCACCGGACACAGGACCGTGTTTCGGGCTGCACCAGCGTTACTACTACAACTCCTCCTCGATGAACTGTATGCTCTTCAAGTATGGAGGGTGTTTGGGCAATCAGAACAACTTTGAAAGTGAAAGGGAGTGTTTGCAGAGATGCCGCACTGAGG CTGTGTGCCGTCTGCCTATGACAGCTTACCCCTGCACCGGGCAGCCCCCTATCTGGGCCTTTGACTCCACTGCAGGTCTGTGTGTGCCCTACAAACAGGGCTTCTGCCAGGCTAACGGCAACAAGTTCTACACCAAGGCAGAGTGTGAAGAGTACTGCGGGGTGATGAAAGATG AAGAGCTCCTCAAACCAAACTGA